GAAAACATTGTAATAAAAATAGGCAGCTCTGTATTAACGGTGGATAATGGGAGCCCCGATCATAATAGATTCAAAGAAATTTGTAATGATGTATCTCACATCATAGATGAAGGATACATGGTTGTGCTGGTGTCTTCCGGTGCAATTGCTTACGGCAGGGCTATTGCCGGGAATAAATTAAAATCATTAAGCCTGCCTGAAAAACAGGTGCTTTCAAGTATTGGTCAGCCTATGTTGATTCATACGTATATGACAAATTTCAAACCCCACAATAAGATTGTGTCCCAGATCCTGTTAACACACGAAGATTTCCTCGACAGAACAAGGTATTTGAATGCAAGACGCTCTATTGAGCTTATGCTTAAGCATGGATTTATCCCTATCATTAATGAAAACGATGCAATCGCTGTTGATGAAATAAAGGTTGGGGATAATGATACGCTTTCTGCAATGGTTAGTGTGATGGTGAATGCAGAAAGGCTTATAATACTTAGTAATATAGATGCAATCTATGATAGGGATCCAAACAGGTATAAAGATGCAAAGCCTGTTAAAGAAATCATGGATATCGGTCAATATCACATTACCGATGAGGGTAAAAGTAAATACGGCGTTGGTGGAATAAAAACAAAAATAGAAGCTGCAAGATTGCTCTCAAGGCTTGGGATATACACAACCATAGCGGATGGAAGAGTCAAGAATATTATCACAAGGCTGATGAATGGTGAAAAATTGGGAACGACCGTTTTACCGTCATCCAAAAAGATTGAAGCGAAAAGAAAATGGATCAGTCTCCTTATGAAATCATCAGGTTCAATTGTTATAGATAACGGTGCTGTCTCTGCTGTATTAAAAAAGAAAAGTCTTCTTGCCGCCGGGATCGTTTCCGTATCCGGGGCATTTAAACAGGGCGAGGTCGTTAGTATAATGGATACCGGAGCCAATCAAATCGGGAAAGGCATAACAAACTACTCGGTAACAGATATTGAAAAGATAAAAGGGAAGAAATCGTTGCAGATCAATAGCTCACTCGGCTATAAAAAGGGCGATGAGATTATACACCGTGATAATCTTGTTATCATAGAGGAGTAAATTATATGAACAAAGAAGACGTTTTAAATACCTCAAAACAGGCACGGCAGGCTGCATTAGAACTAAGCACTACCGGTACATCAAAAAAGGATAAAGCGCTTGAACTTATGTCCGAAGGATTAATTAAATACAAAGCCTTTATATTTGAAGGGAACGTAGAAGATTTAAAAAATGCAAAAGAACAAGGGTTACCGGGTGCCTTTGTAGATAGATTGACGATAACGGAAAAGACAATAAAAGCGATGGCAGACGGCATACTCGAAGTTAAAGCGCTGAAAGACCCCATAGGTGAGATAACAAAGTCATGGACCAGGCCTAATGGACTTTTCGTAGGAAAAATGCGGATTCCCCTCGGCGTTATACTGATGATTTATGAGTCAAGACCGAATGTTACCGCAGATGCATCGGCATTATGCATTAAATCAGGGAATACCGTTATCCTGAAAGGCGGTTCTGAAGCGATTCATACAAATAGAGCAATAGTTAAAATACTTACATCAGCATTGAATGATTCAGGCTTGCCTGGAGATGCTATCCAATTTATTGATACAGCAGACAGAGATGTATTGTATGAATTTCTTGTACAAGAAGATTTCATCGATCTTGTTATCCCCAGGGGCGGTGAGTCATTGATAAGGTCCGTTGCAGAGCATTCACGCATCCCAGTTCTAAAACACTATAAAGGTATATGTCATGTTTTCGTTGATCAAAGTGCGGATATCGATATGGCTAAATCGATCTGTTTTAATGCAAAGGTGCAAAGGCCTGGCGTTTGTAATGCAATGGAAACACTTCTTGTTCATAAAGATGCAGCGCGGGTATTCCTGCCCGGCATGATCAATATGTATAAAAAAGCACAGGTTGAGATTAGAGGATGTGAGAGAACAAGGGAAATCATAAAAGACATCAATGCCGCTGCAGAAGAAGATTGGCATACCGAGTACCTTGATCTGATCCTTTCTGTAAAGGTTGTGGATTCTCTGGATCAGGCAATAGCACACATTAATCATTATGGCTCACATCATACGGATTCCATAATTACGAATAATTTGAACAGTTCCACGAGATTTTTAAGAGAGGTTGATTCTTCTACGGTATTTGTAAACGCATCAACAAGATTCAGCGATGGATTCCAGCTTGGTCTTGGCGCTGAGATAGGGATATCTACATCAAAGATACATGCGTTTGGTCCAATGGGATTAGAAGAACTCACATCTCAAAAGTTTGTCATACTTGGGAATGGTCAGATAAGGGAGTAAAATTGGTAGAACGCATAGGTGCATTCGGAGGAAGTTTTAATCCTGTCCATTTTGGGCATCTGAGAACCGCAGAAGAGATCAGGGCAAGGTTCTCATTGTCAAAAATACTCTTTATCCCTACTTATGAACCACCGCATAAGCAGACAGCAGCATTATCATACAACCATAGAAAATCAATGACAGCTCTTGCAATTATGGGCAACCCTTTTTTTGTACTTGAAAATATAGAAGAAAAACTGCCTGTTCCTTCATATACCTATAGAACAATGCAGGCTCTTATAAAATTATATAGATCTGATGCGGAGTTTTATTTTATAATGGGCGAAGACGATTTCAGCAACATCAATACATGGCATTCCCCATCTTTACTATTTTCACTATGTAATATCATTGTTGTAACAAGGCATAATAAAGAAAGGCTTCCGGCTGAACTTGTACCCGTTGATTTAAAAGATGAGTTCTGGTATAAAGAAAGTGAAAGAGTTCTAATGCATAAAGGAGGTAGAAAAGTTTACTTATTGCAAATACCCATACTTGATATTTCTTCAAGTAGAATCAGAGAACTTGTGCAGAAAAACCAATCAATCAATTATCTTACCCCTGAGCTTGTAATCGATTATATAAAGAAGGAGAATTTGTATCATTAACTCCGCTTCCAGAGATTTTATAAAACACATAAACAAGCTTTTAAGAGATAAACTGGCATTAGACATTATCATAATTGATATGCATGCTCATCTCGCTATTGCAGACTATTTTATCATTTGTTCAGCACAATCGGAGAGACAGGCTATTGCTATCTCAGAGCATGTGAGGGATGAACTTGCCAAGAATGGCATAAAACCTATCGGGATCGAAGGAGTACGATACGGAAGATGGATAGTAATGGATTATAATGATGTTGTTCTTCATATCTTTCTTGAGCCTATAAGGCGGTTTTACGATCTCGAAAGCCTCTGGTCAGACACGGAACGGGCAGCCGTAGAATAATAATGCTTATAAATATTGTGCCGGTAGGGCTTCCAAAGGACGCGAGTATAAAAGAGCTCCTAAATAAATATACAAATAGGATAAAACCATATACTGAGCTCAGGCTTTTGCATGTAAAACCTGAACCGGTAACAAAACAAAATTCTAAGGTAGTACTTTTAAAAGAATCAAAAAGGATCACGGATATTATGGGTTTTGGATATAATATAGTTTTTGATAGCCATGGTGAGATGATGGATTCTGACGTGTTTGCAAATTTTATTAATAAGCATATAATGACAGGCACAAAGACTTTAAATATGATCATTGGCGGACCAATAGGCATTGATAACGGTGTAAAGCAAAAAGCGGATAGACTTTTATCATTATCAAAAATGACATTGCCGCATGAGCTTGCTCTGATAATGATTGTAGAGCAGACCTACAGGGCTTTTGCTATTATAAATAGATTACCATATATTAAATAGGAGACAGCATGTATCAAGCGATGATTTTTTTGTTAGTTGTAATACTTTTTTTGTTCGGGTATCTATCTTTATTTAATTCAAAAGAGATAGTACTTTTTCTCTCAAAAAACACATCAATTAATACTACAGCCTCTGCTATTGTCATAGCATCGTTTATTCTTGGCATGTTTTTTATGGCAGCCGTAAGTCTCGTCAGGGAAGCTGGCAGGCTCTACAGGGAATGGCAGCATAAGGGACAGATAAATAAAGAAAGCATAAGTGCATCGCTTGTAGAGAAAGGCAATGTTGAGATATTACGAGGCAGCATAGAAAGGGCTAAGTCATTTTATATGGATGCAATCTCAAAGAGCCCTGCCAACATAACAGCCCATATAAAGCTTTCAGAGGCATACACGCTTTCAAAAGATAATCAGAACGCTTTAAAGCTGTTATTAAAGGTAAAATATCAGGATCCGGAGAATATTCAACTCCTGAATAGCCTGTATAATTTGTATACGGTTTTAAATGATACAACAAGCATGATAGATACCGCAAAAAAACTCGTTAGCATAGATGAGGATAATACGAGATTCTTATCTATGCTCAGGAACGCATACATTGCCTCTGCTAAGGTAGAAGAAAGCTATAGAACACAGAAAATCATAATGAGGCTTATGAAAGGTACAGATGCATATACAGGAGAGAGAATAAAACTCGGGGAACTTAAATATGATTATGCAATGATGATATATAAAAACGGCGATGCAGATCTTGCAATAAAAAAACTCGGAGATGTGAAAAGACTAAACACCCTGTTCTCACCTGCTTATGTCTCAATCGGTGATATATATATAAATACCAAAAATGATTTAGAAAAAGCTATAGATGAATGGAAGAGCGGATACTCCGAAACTCATGATGTAATCTTTCTTATTAAGATGGAAGACGTTTTTTTGAAGCATGATAACCCCTATGAAATCTTAAGGATATACAGAAAGATACTATCAGAGGAGCCGGAGGATAACCTTGCACGAATACTCTTTTTGAAACTGGTTTTGAGGCTTGAAATGGTAGATGAAGCAAATGAACAGCTTGCATACCTTGACAACAAATGGATACACATACCATCTACGGAAATCATGATGGCAGAATTGATGTCCAAAAAAGGGGATTATGAATCTGCATTTAAGAAATTAATGATGCTGCATAGTAAGGAGAACCATATAAATTTCCCCTATGTATGTTCTATGTGCGGATATGAAAACTTTACATGGAGTGCAAAGTGTCCATCATGTAATGCACCGGGTACAATGTATTTAAAAACTGCCGAGGAACTAAAATCTATAAAGATTAATACTCCCAAGATTCTTACATAGATGTAAACATGCCGGATCTTTATTGTTCAATTTGTGGCAGGGCTGTTAATCCAACAATACATTTTAAAGATCATTATATAGTTGACTATTATATTGAAATCACCGGAGACACGCAAGAGGTACATATTACAGGTGATGATCAGAATAAACCAGACATGCACTATTCTAAACTTCTGAATCATGAGGTAATAATAAGGTGTATCTCTTGTCTAAAACTTAATTAACCCAAAATGCAATAGCACATTACTCAATTTTTTTCAGGAGGTCCGGCATATAATAGGCTATCTTTATAAAATCATTGGGTGATGTAAACCCAAACCTAAAAATGTCCAGATCCAATTCACTAATTTTTTCAAATTCAGGTACAACATTCTTAAGATATATGAGGATCACATCAGTGCATACCCACTTCCTTGAGGTTATCTGAGGCACTTTTAAGGGAATTTTTAAACCCAACCTATGATAAATAACCATATTTGTTATATTAAATATGCCCCTTAGAGAGTTATAAGGTGTACCTTCGAGTTGTTTCATAGAATGTATGAAGTCTAAAGTCTGTTTTTCACTCCTCCATACGGGTCTTAAAACAAATGGCGTTCTATCAAACCTAAAGAAATGAGAAACCGGAAGTTTTTTAGTTATAGGGTATACGACATTAATGGTATCATTATTTTCCAGTACAACAGCAGAGTGATCATACATGGTGCAGGAAAGCTTTCTCCATAGCGAGTATACAAAACCAGAAGTCTGGGTAAGAAGTATATCACCCGGCATAAGTTTATGATAAAGGTCCATACCGCCGGAGTTATTTCCTGCACCAATACTCAAAGAAACATCATAGCATCTCTTATTTTTTATATGCTTAACCACGTGATGCGTTGTTTAACCATAGAATCATAGTAATACAATTATATCCACAACTTTCTAAACCCTTATCCATGGTAAAATCACTGTACCGACTTTTCAAAAAACAACGCTTACCTTTTTATAAGTAATAGAACTTTTCTATTCTGTGCGTAAGTATACTTTGTATGACCGAATTTTGATGTTGCTCCCATAGGTCTTATTAGCAGCCTTTTTGATGAAATACCATTCCTCTCAAGAGCCATTTTTACCCATATAGTCCTGTAATAAGACAATTCTTTATTGTACGATTCAGAGCCGTTCAAATCACTATAACCTTGTATGATCAATGTAACATGTTTATGTTCCAGCATATAATTAGCTACTGCTTTAAGCCCGTTTTCTGCATTTTTCGGCAATACAGCTTCATTGCTTTTAAATATAAGAGGAACTGGTGGTACAATAACATCATTTTTTATCCTGACACTTGTCCCCTCCGAGCTAATGGGCGCTGCTGGTGTTAACATTGCTATTTCTTCTTTAGTGTTTTCCTTTTTAGCTATCTCTTCTTTTTTATTCGAAATTCGTTTTTTTGACGGTATTATAATTGCTGCGGATGGAGCAGGAGCCTGCGGAGTTATAGTTAAAGGCTGCTGCGTAGCTGTTTCAACCGCTATTGGCTGTTCTTGTTCAGTTGTTATTGTAGGTGCAGCTACAATAGATGGGGCTTGTTCTGTTGTTGGACTTGTTGCCCCCATGCCTATCGGTGCAAGACCTTCAGGGGCTATTGTGCCTGCAGGAGCTGTGCTGCCGGATACACCTCCCTCCCCAAGACCTGATGGAACCGCCTCTGTTGTTGGACTTGTTGCACCCATGCCTATCGGTGCAAGACCTTCAGGGGCTATTATACCTGCAGGAGCTGTGCCGCCGGATACACCTCCCTCCCCAAGACCTGATGGAACTGCCTCTGTTGTTGGACTTGTTGCACCCATGCCTATCGGTGCAAGACCTTCAGGGGCTATTATGCCTGCAGGAGCTGTGCTGCCGGATACACCTCCCTCCCCAAGGC
This portion of the Deltaproteobacteria bacterium genome encodes:
- a CDS encoding OmpA family protein yields the protein LGEGGVSGSTAPAGIIAPEGLAPIGMGATSPTTEAVPSGLGEGGVSGGTAPAGIIAPEGLAPIGMGATSPTTEAVPSGLGEGGVSGSTAPAGTIAPEGLAPIGMGATSPTTEQAPSIVAAPTITTEQEQPIAVETATQQPLTITPQAPAPSAAIIIPSKKRISNKKEEIAKKENTKEEIAMLTPAAPISSEGTSVRIKNDVIVPPVPLIFKSNEAVLPKNAENGLKAVANYMLEHKHVTLIIQGYSDLNGSESYNKELSYYRTIWVKMALERNGISSKRLLIRPMGATSKFGHTKYTYAQNRKVLLLIKR
- the rsfS gene encoding ribosome silencing factor → MHAHLAIADYFIICSAQSERQAIAISEHVRDELAKNGIKPIGIEGVRYGRWIVMDYNDVVLHIFLEPIRRFYDLESLWSDTERAAVE
- a CDS encoding 23S rRNA (pseudouridine(1915)-N(3))-methyltransferase RlmH, with the translated sequence MLINIVPVGLPKDASIKELLNKYTNRIKPYTELRLLHVKPEPVTKQNSKVVLLKESKRITDIMGFGYNIVFDSHGEMMDSDVFANFINKHIMTGTKTLNMIIGGPIGIDNGVKQKADRLLSLSKMTLPHELALIMIVEQTYRAFAIINRLPYIK
- a CDS encoding glutamate-5-semialdehyde dehydrogenase, yielding MNKEDVLNTSKQARQAALELSTTGTSKKDKALELMSEGLIKYKAFIFEGNVEDLKNAKEQGLPGAFVDRLTITEKTIKAMADGILEVKALKDPIGEITKSWTRPNGLFVGKMRIPLGVILMIYESRPNVTADASALCIKSGNTVILKGGSEAIHTNRAIVKILTSALNDSGLPGDAIQFIDTADRDVLYEFLVQEDFIDLVIPRGGESLIRSVAEHSRIPVLKHYKGICHVFVDQSADIDMAKSICFNAKVQRPGVCNAMETLLVHKDAARVFLPGMINMYKKAQVEIRGCERTREIIKDINAAAEEDWHTEYLDLILSVKVVDSLDQAIAHINHYGSHHTDSIITNNLNSSTRFLREVDSSTVFVNASTRFSDGFQLGLGAEIGISTSKIHAFGPMGLEELTSQKFVILGNGQIRE
- the proB gene encoding glutamate 5-kinase, coding for MRSYKGSTKIRFMENIVIKIGSSVLTVDNGSPDHNRFKEICNDVSHIIDEGYMVVLVSSGAIAYGRAIAGNKLKSLSLPEKQVLSSIGQPMLIHTYMTNFKPHNKIVSQILLTHEDFLDRTRYLNARRSIELMLKHGFIPIINENDAIAVDEIKVGDNDTLSAMVSVMVNAERLIILSNIDAIYDRDPNRYKDAKPVKEIMDIGQYHITDEGKSKYGVGGIKTKIEAARLLSRLGIYTTIADGRVKNIITRLMNGEKLGTTVLPSSKKIEAKRKWISLLMKSSGSIVIDNGAVSAVLKKKSLLAAGIVSVSGAFKQGEVVSIMDTGANQIGKGITNYSVTDIEKIKGKKSLQINSSLGYKKGDEIIHRDNLVIIEE
- the nadD gene encoding nicotinate-nucleotide adenylyltransferase, with the protein product MVERIGAFGGSFNPVHFGHLRTAEEIRARFSLSKILFIPTYEPPHKQTAALSYNHRKSMTALAIMGNPFFVLENIEEKLPVPSYTYRTMQALIKLYRSDAEFYFIMGEDDFSNINTWHSPSLLFSLCNIIVVTRHNKERLPAELVPVDLKDEFWYKESERVLMHKGGRKVYLLQIPILDISSSRIRELVQKNQSINYLTPELVIDYIKKENLYH